One region of Sardina pilchardus chromosome 18, fSarPil1.1, whole genome shotgun sequence genomic DNA includes:
- the LOC134063773 gene encoding hexokinase-1-like, protein MIAAQLLAYYFTELKDDQVKKIDKYLYSMRFSDETLHDVMVRFGREMEKGLGRDTNPTATVKMLPTFVRSIPDGSEKGDFIALDLGGSNFRILRVKVSHEKKQTVQIETENYDTPEDIMHGGGTRLFDHVAECLGDFMEKQNIKDKKLPVGFTFSFPCAQTKLDEAVLLTWTKRFKASGVEGMDVVQLLNRAIKKRGDYEADIMAVVNDTVGTMMTCGFDDHRCEVGIIIGTGTNACYMEELRHIDLVEGDEGRMCINTEWGAFGDDGNLEDIRTEFDREIDRGSLNPGKQLFEKMVSGMYMGELVRLILVKMAKEGLLFEGQITPELLTRGKFETKYVSAMEKSKEGLSKAKEIMTRLGVEASTDDCIAVQHICSIVSHRSANLIAASLGAILLRLKENKHVPRLRTTVGIDGSLYKMHPHYSRRLHKTVRRLVPDSDVRFLLSESGSGKGAAMVTAWAYRLADQTRQIEETLDQFRLSKTQLLEVKKRMRVEIEHGLGKSTQDKATVKMLPTYVKQTPDGTENGDFLALDLGGTNFRVLLVKIRSGKRRTVEMHNKIYAIPQEIMQGTGEELFDHIVHCISDFLDYMGMKNARLPLGFTFSFPCQQTSLDAGILVNWTKGFKATDCEGEDVVGLLREGIKRREEFDLDVVAVVNDTVGTMMTCAYEEPTCEVGLIAGTGSNACYMEEMRNIETVEGDEGRMCVNMEWGAFGDNGCLDDIRTEYDRTVDELSLNPGKQRYEKMCSGMYLGEIVRNILIDLTKRGFLFRGQISETLKTRGIFETKYLSQIESDRLALLQVRSILQHLGLDSTCDDSIIVKEVCGTVSRRAAQICGAGMAAVVDKIRENRKLDHLNVTVGVDGTLYKLHPHFSRIMHQTVKELAPKCNVNFLLSEDGSGKGAALITAVGCRLREQEKQQS, encoded by the exons AAAAGGGGGACTTCATTGCTTTGGATCTCGGAGGCTCCAACTTCCGTATCCTGCGAGTTAAGGTTTCTCATGAGAAGAAACAGACTGTGCAGATCGAGACGGAGAACTATGACACCCCAGAGGACATCATGCATGGGGGTGGAACCAGG TTGTTTGACCATGTGGCTGAGTGCCTGGGTGACTTCATGGAGAAGCAGAATATCAAGGACAAGAAGCTGCCTGTCGGCTTTACTTTCTCCTTCCCCTGTGCACAGACCAAACTGGACGAG GCTGTTTTGCTGACTTGGACCAAACGATTCAAAGCCAGCGGAGTAGAGGGCATGGATGTGGTCCAGCTTCTGAACAGAGCCATCAAAAAGCGCGGG gactaTGAGGCGGACATCATGGCTGTCGTAAACGACACGGTCGGAACGATGATGACTTGTGGGTTTGATGACCATCGTTGTGAAGTTGGCATAATCATCG GCACTGGGACCAACGCGTGCTACATGGAGGAGCTGCGGCACATCGACCTGGTGGAGGGAGACGAGGGCCGCATGTGCATCAACACGGAGTGGGGCGCGTTCGGCGACGACGGGAATCTGGAGGACATCCGCACTGAGTTTGACCGGGAGATTGACAGAGGATCCCTCAACCCCGGCAAACAACT CTTTGAGAAGATGGTGAGCGGAATGTACATGGGGGAGCTCGTGAGGCTCATCCTGGTCAAGATGGCCAAAGAGGGCCTGCTGTTCGAGGGACAGATCACCCCAGAGCTGCTGACCAGAGGGAAATTTGAAACCAAATACGTCTCAGCCATGGAGAA gagCAAGGAGGGCTTGAGCAAAGCCAAAGAGATAATGACCCGTCTGGGTGTGGAGGCGTCGACGGACGACTGTATCGCCGTCCAGCACATCTGTAGCATCGTGTCCCACCGCTCGGCTAACCTCATCGCCGCCTCGCTCGGCGCCATCCTGCTCCGCCTGAAGGAGAACAAGCACGTGCCCCGCCTCCGCACCACCGTGGGCATCGACGGCTCCCTCTACAAGATGCACCCACA TTATTCCCGCCGCTTGCACAAGACTGTCCGCCGGCTAGTGCCCGACTCCGACGTCCGCTTCCTCCTCTCGGAGAGCGGCAGCGGCAAAGGGGCCGCCATGGTGACGGCCTGGGCCTACCGGTTGGCCGACCAGACCCGGCAGATCGAGGAGACCCTGGACCAGTTCCGCCTCTCCAAGACCCAGCTGTtggaggtgaagaagaggaTGAGGGTGGAGATCGAGCACGGTCTGGGGAAGAGCACTCAGGACAAGGCCACGGTCAAGATGCTGCCCACATACGTGAAGCAGACTCCTGACGGCACAG agaatgGAGACTTCTTGGCTTTGGATCTGGGAGGAACGAACTTCAGAGTGCTCTTGGTGAAGATTCGCAGTGGCAAAAGGAGGACAGTGGAGATGCACAACAAGATCTACGCCATCCCACAGGAGATCATGCAGGGCACTGGGGAGGAG CTCTTTGATCACATCGTCCACTGCATATCTGACTTCCTGGACTACATGGGCATGAAGAATGCCCGCTTGCCTCTTGGGTTCACTTTCTCCTTCCCTTGCCAGCAGACGAGCCTGGATGCG GGCATCCTTGTGAACTGGACAAAAGGTTTCAAAGCCACCGACTGTGAGGGGGAGGACGTGGTGGGGCTGCTCAGGGAGGGGATCAAGAGGAGGGAG GAGTTTGACCTTGACGTGGTGGCCGTTGTGAACGACACTGTTGGTACAATGATGACCTGTGCGTATGAAGAGCCGACATGCGAGGTTGGGCTGATCGCAG GCACGGGCAGCAATGCCTGCTacatggaggagatgaggaacATCGAGACGGTCGAGGGGGACGAGGGACGGATGTGTGTCAACATGGAATGGGGCGCCTTTGGAGACAACGGGTGCCTGGACGACATCAGGACAGAGTACGACAGGACCGTGGACGAGCTGTCCCTCAAcccaggcaagcagag GTATGAGAAGATGTGCAGTGGCATGTACCTGGGAGAGATCGTACGGAACATTCTCATCGACCTGACCAAACGTGGCTTCCTGTTCCGAGGCCAGATTTCAGAGACGCTGAAAACCCGGGGCATCTTTGAAACCAAGTACCTCTCTCAAATTGAGAG TGACCGTCTTGCTCTACTGCAAGTGAGGTCCATCCTGCAGCACCTGGGCCTGGACAGCACCTGCGATGACAGCATCATCGTGAAGGAGGTGTGTGGCACCGTGTCCCGCCGCGCCGCTCAGATCTGCGGAGCCGGAATGGCCGCCGTGGTGGACAAGATCCGCGAGAACCGAAAACTGGACCACCTGAACGTCACCGTGGGAGTGGACGGAACTCTCTACAAGCTCCATCCACA CTTCTCCCGGATCATGCACCAGACGGTGAAGGAGCTGGCCCCCAAGTGCAACGTCAACTTCCTGCTGTCGGAGGACGGCAGCGGCAAGGGCGCCGCGCTCATCACGGCCGTGGGCTGCCGCCTGCGCGAGCAGGAAAAGCAGCAGAGCTGA
- the tacr2 gene encoding substance-K receptor, with the protein MDTTSIPLLATTIFYEDDVNNTTVNLFEQPDWQVALWAIAYSLIVIVSVIGNVTVIWIILAHKRMRTVTNYFIVNLAFSDVSMATFNTAFNFVYALHNDWYFGLGYCKFHNFFPITAMFSSIYSMAAIAVDRYMAIIHPLKPRLSSTSTRIVVAVIWTVACSLAFPQCFFARTEFYAPRTVCMVEWPDDYGGVHQLIYQSAVIILIYLLPLLVMLVTYSLVGHRLWGSEIPGEASDHYQNQIQAKRKVVKMMIVVVVTFATCWLPYHIYFILGSFNRDIYKQHYIQQVYLAIFWLAMSSTMYNPIIYCCLNQRFRSGFRQAFRWCPFVKVSEEDNMELQHMRTFHTTRSYRTENTGATARNHGNARNHGNARNHGNAHAHAHEHEDTVAKLIKA; encoded by the exons ATGGATACAACTTCAATTCCCCTCTTGGCTACAACTATTTTTTACGAGGATGATGTCAATAACACCACCGTAAATCTCTTTGAACAGCCAGATTGGCAAGTGGCACTTTGGGCGATTGCATACTCGCTAATTGTGATCGTGTCAGTCATTGGAAACGTTACTGTCATTTGGATAATCTTGGCGCACAAAAGAATGAGGACAGTAACCAACTATTTTATTGTCAACCTGGCATTTTCGGACGTGTCCATGGCAACTTTCAACACTGCGTTTAATTTTGTGTATGCTTTGCATAACGATTGGTACTTTGGGTTAGGATACTGCAAATTTCATAACTTCTTCCCCATCACTGCCATGTTTTCCAGCATATACTCAATGGCAGCAATAGCCGTTGACAG GTACATGGCCATTATCCACCCGCTGAAGCCCAGGCTGTCCTCCACCAGCACGCGGATAGTGGTGGCGGTCATCTGGACCGTGGCGTGCTCCTTGGCCTTCCCCCAGTGCTTCTTCGCCAGAACCGAGTTCTACGCCCCGCGCACCGTCTGCATGGTGGAGTGGCCCGACGACTACGGAGGCGTCCACCAGCTCAT ATACCAATCAGCAGTCATCATCCTGATCTActtgctccccctgctggtgatGCTGGTGACCTACAGTCTGGTTGGCCACCGGCTGTGGGGCAGTGAGATCCCAGGAGAAGCGTCTGATCATTACCAAAACCAAATTCAGGCAAAGCGCAAG GTGGTGAAGATGATGatcgtggtggtggtgacgtTTGCGACCTGCTGGCTGCCCTATCACATCTACTTCATCCTGGGCAGCTTCAACCGGGACATCTACAAGCAGCACTACATCCAGCAGGTCTACCTGGCCATCTTCTGGCTGGCCATGAGCTCCACCATGTACAACCCCATCATCTACTGCTGCCTCAACCAGAG GTTCCGCTCGGGGTTCCGGCAAGCGTTCCGCTGGTGTCCCTTCGTCAAGGTGTCCGAGGAGGACAACATGGAGCTGCAGCACATGCGCACGTTCCACACCACCCGCAGCTACCGCACCGAGAACACCGGCGCCACGGCCCGCAACCACGGCAACGCCCGCAACCACGGCAACGCCCGCAACCACGGCAAcgcccacgcccacgcccacgAGCACGAGGACACCGTGGCCAAGCTCATCAAAGCCTGA